A region from the Geobacillus vulcani PSS1 genome encodes:
- a CDS encoding response regulator transcription factor, whose protein sequence is MSERTILIVDDEEEMRLLVSMYLENAGFRCLEAEDGEEALALLSQHSVDAVLLDVMMPKQDGFAVCARIREQSDVPILFLTALGEEWDKVKGFKLGGDDYIVKPFSPGELIARLEAVLRRVRRGRENDGRLQFGDLVIDEKGRTVTVGSEPVKLTLKEFELLLFLAKHRGQAFSRDDLLVHVWGYDYTGNARTVDTHVKTLRMKMKDAGRHIQTVWGIGYKFEG, encoded by the coding sequence ACCATTTTAATCGTGGATGATGAAGAAGAAATGCGTCTGTTGGTCAGCATGTATTTAGAAAACGCCGGCTTTCGCTGCTTGGAAGCGGAAGATGGGGAGGAGGCGCTGGCGCTGCTTTCCCAACATTCGGTCGATGCCGTCCTGTTGGACGTTATGATGCCAAAACAGGATGGCTTCGCCGTCTGCGCCCGCATTCGTGAGCAGTCGGACGTGCCGATTTTGTTTTTGACTGCGCTTGGCGAAGAATGGGATAAAGTGAAAGGGTTCAAGCTAGGCGGCGACGATTACATCGTCAAACCGTTCAGCCCAGGAGAGCTCATCGCCCGTCTCGAGGCGGTGCTGCGCCGGGTGCGGCGCGGGCGCGAGAACGACGGGCGGCTGCAGTTTGGCGACCTCGTTATTGACGAAAAAGGACGAACCGTGACCGTTGGCAGCGAACCGGTGAAATTGACGTTGAAAGAGTTTGAGCTGTTGCTGTTTTTGGCGAAACACCGTGGGCAAGCGTTCAGCCGCGATGACTTGCTCGTCCATGTGTGGGGGTATGATTACACCGGAAACGCCCGCACCGTTGACACTCATGTGAAAACATTGCGCATGAAGATGAAAGACGCCGGTCGCCACATTCAAACCGTCTGGGGCATCGGCTACAAATTTGAGGGATGA